In Aegilops tauschii subsp. strangulata cultivar AL8/78 chromosome 3, Aet v6.0, whole genome shotgun sequence, one genomic interval encodes:
- the LOC109731912 gene encoding cyclin-B1-1 isoform X1 — MAARAHNVAAAQQQNRALGGVPAMGKQQKAAMAGRPDPKNTRRALGDIGNVEANNRRAPLGDIANVVNARAAEGNRKPQPHEPVNRPVTRNFGAQLLKNAQEKAKNPAARPAVRRAHHVKPAPPPPEHVIEISSDSDVTKSEAGSVSSVRKYSRKKVVTTLSHVLSARSKFAAGITEEPAIQDIDKLDGDNQLAVVDYIEDIYKFYKVAENECRASDYMDSQEEINAKMRGILIDWILEVHQKFDLMPESLYLTVYIIDMYLSLQSVLRRELQLVGVSALLIACKYEEIWAPEVNDFILISDSAYTREQILKMEKAILNRLEWNLTVPTPYVFLVRFAKAASSSDHKNDKEMENTVFFFAELALLQYGLVQSKPSMVAAAAVYAARLTLKKTPLWTDTLKHHTGFTEAQLMDAAKILVASHSTAPDSKLKVVYKKYSSEKLGGVALRPPATDLCK; from the exons ATGGCCGCACGCGCGCACAACGTCGCTGCCGCTCAGCAGCAGAACAGAG CGTTAGGTGGTGTCCCCGCCATGGGCAAGCAGCAGAAGGCGGCCATGGCCGGCAGGCCCGACCCCAAGAACACCCGCCGCGCCCTGGGCGACATCGGCAACGTCGAGGCCAACAACCGGCGCGCCCCCCTGGGCGACATCGCCAACGTCGTCAACGCCCGCGCGGCCGAAGG AAACAGGAAGCCGCAGCCCCATGAGCCGGTGAACCGCCCCGTCACCAGGAACTTCGGCGCCCAGCTCCTCAAGAACGCGCAGGAGAAAGCAAAG AATCCGGCGGCGAGGCCTGCGGTGAGGAGGGCTCATCATGTCAAGCCCGCCCCTCCTCCACCGGAGCACGTGATCGAGATCAGCTCCGACTCCGACGTGACCAAGTCGGAGGCCGGCAGCGTCAGCTCCGTCCGCAAGTACTCGAGGAAGAAGGTGGTCACCACCCTCAGCCACGTGCTCTCGGCGCGCTCCAAG TTTGCAGCCGGAATCACAGAAGAGCCAGCGATCCAGGACATCGACAAGCTTGACGGCGACAACCAGCTCGCCGTCGTCGATTACATCGAAGATATCTACAAATTCTACAAAGTCGCCGAG AATGAGTGCCGCGCCAGCGATTACATGGACTCCCAGGAGGAGATCAATGCCAAGATGAGGGGCATCCTCATCGACTGGATCCTGGAAGTGCACCAGAAGTTCGACCTGATGCCCGAGTCGCTGTATCTCACGGTGTATATCATCGACATGTACCTCTCGCTGCAGTCCGTGCTCCGGCGGGAGCTGCAGCTGGTGGGCGTCTCCGCCCTGCTCATCGCCTGCAAGTACGAGGAGATTTGGGCCCCTGAG GTGAATGATTTCATCTTGATCTCCGACAGCGCCTACACCCGGGAGCAGATTCTGAAGATGGAGAAGGCCATCCTGAACAGGCTGGAGTGGAACCTGACGGTGCCCACGCCCTACGTCTTTCTGGTGCGTTTCGCCAAGGCCGCGTCTTCCTCAGATCACAAGAACGACAAGGAG ATGGAGAACACCGTCTTCTTCTTCGCGGAGCTGGCGCTGCTGCAGTACGGTCTCGTGCAGTCCAAGCCCTCCATggtcgccgccgctgccgtctaCGCCGCCAGGCTCACCCTGAAGAAGACCCCTCTGTGGACCGACACTCTGAAGCACCACACTGGCTTCACTGAAGCACAGCTGAT
- the LOC109731910 gene encoding stomatal closure-related actin-binding protein 1 — translation MRVPQMTRVIHDSGEGMQKGVALDIVSSDVNFPKGHFPDYRIGPNNQIIDPEETHEVVPLKEIVAKETTQLLEQRKRLSVRDLREKFEKGLSGASKLSEEAKRREAASLDRQVLLKKLRDVLDTLKGRVAGRNRDDADEAISLVEALAVQLTQREGELIYEKAEVKKLASFLKQATEDARKVAEEERALALAEIEKSRAAIEKVEKALQEQDSASSSREKEEIEELRKEIREARRIKMLHQPSKVMDMQFELQGLRTLISEKTQLCNQLKKELAMIKRLEQDSSKLFELEGSDTLGSQFCIVPRVDGAPDISSCPAQWYRVISGGNRELISGATRLTYAPEPFDVGQLLQAEIILKADKVTVQTDGPINHASGLERYVESLMKRADIEFNVVVTQMNGNDYASKSVHVFHIGKLRVKLRKGRSTKARESYSTTMKLCGSRGGGNAAACAVFWQTRKGLSYTLAFETDRDRNAAIMLARKFASSCNVVLAGPGDQVHGGG, via the exons ATGAG AGTTCCGCAGATGACAAGGGTCATCCATGACTCGGGAGAAGGCATGCAGAAAGGAGTTGCACTTGACATTGTATCGTCTGATGTTAACTTCCCCAAGGGCCACTTTCCGGACTACAGGATTGGGCCAAACAACCAAATCATTGACCCAGAGGAGACGCACGAGGTTGTGCCTTTGAAGGAGATTGTTGCGAAAGAAACAACACAACTGCTAGAGCAGCGAAAGCGGCTGTCAGTGCGTGATCTCAGGGAGAAGTTTGAGAAGGGTCTGTCTGGTGCCTCCAAGTTGTCTGAAGAG GCTAAGCGGCGAGAAGCAGCTTCACTGGACAGGCAGGTTCTTCTGAAGAAGCTCAGAGATGTTCTAGACACGCTGAAAGGCCGTGTGGCTGGTCGAAACAGAGATGATGCTGATGAAGCTATCTCGCTG GTGGAAGCACTAGCAGTTCAACTTACTCAAAGAGAAGGTGAATTAATTTATGAGAAGGCTGAAGTAAAAAAGTTGGCTAGCTTCCTCAAGCAG GCTACTGAAGATGCCCGAAAGGTAGCTGAAGAGGAAAGAGCTCTTGCACTCGCTGAAATTGAAAAATCTAGAGCTGCAATAGAAAAAGTTGAGAAAGCGTTGCAGGAGCAGGATTCAGCATCAAGTAGCAGAGAGAAGGAG GAGATAGAGGAACTTAGGAAAGAGATTCGAGAGGCTAGACGAATAAAAATGCTACACCAGCCAAGCAAG GTAATGGACATGCAGTTTGAGCTTCAGGGACTGCGTACACTCATATCCGAAAAAACACAGCTTTGCAATCAGTTAAAGAAAGAG CTTGCCATGATCAAGAGGCTTGAGCAAGATAGCTCTAAACTCTTTGAGCTTGAAGGTTCCGATACTCTTGGATCACAGTTCTGTATTGTCCCTCGAGTTGATGGTGCTCCAGACATCTCAAGCTGTCCAGCTCAGTGGTACCGTGTAATTTCTGGAGGCAACAGAGAGCTCATATCAG GTGCAACGAGACTTACTTATGCTCCAGAGCCATTTGATGTTGGCCAATTGTTGCAAGCAGAGATAATTTTGAAAGCAGATAAAGTTACGGTTCAGACAGATGGCCCTATAAATCATG CTTCAGGATTGGAACGTTATGTGGAATCTCTAATGAAAAGGGCGGATATTGAGTTCAAT GTGGTAGTCACCCAAATGAATGGGAATGACTACGCATCAAAATCCGTCCATGTATTTCATATTGGAAAGCTGAGAGTGAAGCTTCGGAAAGGAAGGTCTACAAAAGCAAGGGAGTCATATTCCACCACGATGAAG TTGTGTGGAAGCCGAGGTGGTGGTAATGCTGCGGCCTGTGCAGTCTTCTGGCAAACTAGGAAGGGCCTATCCTACACTCTAGCTTTCGAGACGGACAGGGATAGGAATGCCGCGATTATGCTTGCTCGGAAATTTGCTTCCAGTTGCAAC GTTGTTCTCGCTGGACCAGGCGATCAAGTCCACGGTGGCGGCTGA
- the LOC109731905 gene encoding uncharacterized protein: protein MSSSIGTDGIDGGGGDDDDANIKTVQLQNLLKLSTDLATLGQMAMHYSKTCLNKQRRQPRRIAVQTGHEWVMEKLARPKSCYKMFRMYPDVFLSLHGLLVSDYHLESTSEMNSLESLGMFLWMLGGPQSFRQAEDRFVRSTETIHRKFNHVLHCVNSLGGDIIKPRDPTFADVHPKIRDKRFWPHFKGCIGAIDGTHIPVIVPAKETCNYMGRHSYTSQNVLAVCDFDMRFTFVVAGWAGSVHDTRIFHHSILKYAATYPAPPEDMYYLVDSGYPNRVGYLAPYKGTTYHLAEFRSVRRPPSGKFEVFNYLHSSLRNVIERTFGVLKQKWRILRDVPHFKVGSQTMIISACMTLHNFIRDSKLRDKEFDKCDDNENHMPAVSRSTPLLGDVVPTSSDEGNMNDTRDRIASSLFIARQAT, encoded by the exons ATGTCGTCGTCGATTGGG ACTGATGGAATTGACGGCGGaggtggtgacgatgatgatgctAACATAAAGACAGTACAGCTTCAAAACTTGCTCAAGTTAAGTACTGATCTTGCAACCTTGGGTCAAATGGCTATGCACTACagcaaaacttgtttgaataAGCAACGTAGGCAGCCTAGGAGGATTGCAGTACAAACTGGTCATGAATGGGTCATGGAAAAGTTGGCACGTCCTAAATCTTGCTACAAAATGTTTAGAATGTATCCAGATGTTTTCTTGAGTTTGCATGGTCTTTTAGTGAGTGACTACCATTTGGAGTCAACTAGCGAGATGAACTCATTGGAAAGTCTAGGCATGTTCTTGTGGATGCTTGGAGGCCCTCAATCGTTTCGCCAGGCCGAAGATCGGTTTGTTCGGTCAACTGAAACAATCCATAGGAAGTTCAATCATGTCTTGCACTGTGTAAATTCTCTAGGAGGAGACATCATCAAACCTAGAGATCCTACATTCGCAGATGTGCATCCAAAAATTAGGGACAAACGTTTCTGGCCTCACTTCAAAGGTTGTATTGGTGCAATTGATGGAACTCACATTCCCGTTATAGTTCCCGCTAAAGAGACCTGCAACTATATGGGTCGACATAGTTACACAAGTCAAAATGTGTTGGCAGTTTGTGACTTTGACATGAGATTTACCTTTGTCGTTGCCGGTTGGGCGGGGTCGGTACATGACACACGGATTTTCCACCACAGTATATTGAAGTATGCTGCTACTTATCCTGCACCTCCTGAAG ATATGTACTACCTTGTTGATTCTGGTTATCCTAACCGGGTGGGATATCTAGCTCCTTACAAAGGGACAACCTACCACCTTGCCGAATTTCGGTCTGTCCGCCGCCCACCGAGTGGTAAATTTGAGGTGTTCAATTATCTTCACTCTTCTCTTCGGAATGTGATTGAACGCACATTTGGTGTGCTCAAGCAGAAATGGCGCATCCTAAGGGATGTGCCACACTTCAAGGTGGGAAGTCAGACGATGATTATCAGTGCTTGTATGACGCTTCACAATTTCATCAGGGACAGCAAGCTACGCGATAAAGAGTTTGATAAATGTGATGATAATGAAAATCACATGCCTGCAGTCTCACGGTCAACACCTTTGCTTGGCGATGTCGTTCCCACTTCATCCGATGAAGGCAACATGAACGACACGCGAGATAGGATTGCGAGCTCTTTGTTTATTGCGCGACAAGCTACATAG
- the LOC109731912 gene encoding cyclin-B1-1 isoform X2 has product MAARAHNVAAAQQQNRALGGVPAMGKQQKAAMAGRPDPKNTRRALGDIGNVEANNRRAPLGDIANVVNARAAEGKPQPHEPVNRPVTRNFGAQLLKNAQEKAKNPAARPAVRRAHHVKPAPPPPEHVIEISSDSDVTKSEAGSVSSVRKYSRKKVVTTLSHVLSARSKFAAGITEEPAIQDIDKLDGDNQLAVVDYIEDIYKFYKVAENECRASDYMDSQEEINAKMRGILIDWILEVHQKFDLMPESLYLTVYIIDMYLSLQSVLRRELQLVGVSALLIACKYEEIWAPEVNDFILISDSAYTREQILKMEKAILNRLEWNLTVPTPYVFLVRFAKAASSSDHKNDKEMENTVFFFAELALLQYGLVQSKPSMVAAAAVYAARLTLKKTPLWTDTLKHHTGFTEAQLMDAAKILVASHSTAPDSKLKVVYKKYSSEKLGGVALRPPATDLCK; this is encoded by the exons ATGGCCGCACGCGCGCACAACGTCGCTGCCGCTCAGCAGCAGAACAGAG CGTTAGGTGGTGTCCCCGCCATGGGCAAGCAGCAGAAGGCGGCCATGGCCGGCAGGCCCGACCCCAAGAACACCCGCCGCGCCCTGGGCGACATCGGCAACGTCGAGGCCAACAACCGGCGCGCCCCCCTGGGCGACATCGCCAACGTCGTCAACGCCCGCGCGGCCGAAGG GAAGCCGCAGCCCCATGAGCCGGTGAACCGCCCCGTCACCAGGAACTTCGGCGCCCAGCTCCTCAAGAACGCGCAGGAGAAAGCAAAG AATCCGGCGGCGAGGCCTGCGGTGAGGAGGGCTCATCATGTCAAGCCCGCCCCTCCTCCACCGGAGCACGTGATCGAGATCAGCTCCGACTCCGACGTGACCAAGTCGGAGGCCGGCAGCGTCAGCTCCGTCCGCAAGTACTCGAGGAAGAAGGTGGTCACCACCCTCAGCCACGTGCTCTCGGCGCGCTCCAAG TTTGCAGCCGGAATCACAGAAGAGCCAGCGATCCAGGACATCGACAAGCTTGACGGCGACAACCAGCTCGCCGTCGTCGATTACATCGAAGATATCTACAAATTCTACAAAGTCGCCGAG AATGAGTGCCGCGCCAGCGATTACATGGACTCCCAGGAGGAGATCAATGCCAAGATGAGGGGCATCCTCATCGACTGGATCCTGGAAGTGCACCAGAAGTTCGACCTGATGCCCGAGTCGCTGTATCTCACGGTGTATATCATCGACATGTACCTCTCGCTGCAGTCCGTGCTCCGGCGGGAGCTGCAGCTGGTGGGCGTCTCCGCCCTGCTCATCGCCTGCAAGTACGAGGAGATTTGGGCCCCTGAG GTGAATGATTTCATCTTGATCTCCGACAGCGCCTACACCCGGGAGCAGATTCTGAAGATGGAGAAGGCCATCCTGAACAGGCTGGAGTGGAACCTGACGGTGCCCACGCCCTACGTCTTTCTGGTGCGTTTCGCCAAGGCCGCGTCTTCCTCAGATCACAAGAACGACAAGGAG ATGGAGAACACCGTCTTCTTCTTCGCGGAGCTGGCGCTGCTGCAGTACGGTCTCGTGCAGTCCAAGCCCTCCATggtcgccgccgctgccgtctaCGCCGCCAGGCTCACCCTGAAGAAGACCCCTCTGTGGACCGACACTCTGAAGCACCACACTGGCTTCACTGAAGCACAGCTGAT